The Paenibacillus sp. MBLB1832 genome has a window encoding:
- the sufB gene encoding Fe-S cluster assembly protein SufB encodes MAKQMPDLEDYKYGFRDEHKAIFQSGKGLTREIVEEISRIKGEPEWMLEFRLKSLEQFFKMPMPRWGGNMDDLDFDDIQYYVRPSEKQGKTWEEVPTEIKETFDKLGIPEAEQKFLAGVSAQYESEVVYHSMQKELEDQGVIFTDTDTALREYPELFKQYFGTIIPPSDNKFAALNSAVWSGGSFIYVPKGVKCEIPLQAYFRINSENMGQFERTLIITDEDSFVHYVEGCTAPIYSTNSLHSAVVEIVCLKNSRARYTTIQNWAPNIYNLVTKRAVAEEGATMEWVDGNIGSKLTMKYPAVVLKGRGAKGMVLSIAVAGKGQHQDAGAKMTHLAPDTTSTIVSKSISKHGGKVTYRGLASFGRNSQGSKANIKCDTLILDNESTSDTIPYNEIMNDNITLEHEATVSKVSEDQLFYLMSRGLTEAEATQMIVMGFIEPFTKELPMEYAVEMNRLIKFEMEGSIG; translated from the coding sequence ATGGCAAAACAAATGCCAGATCTCGAGGATTATAAATATGGTTTTAGAGATGAGCACAAGGCCATTTTCCAATCAGGTAAAGGCTTAACTCGTGAAATCGTTGAAGAAATCTCAAGAATTAAAGGCGAGCCAGAATGGATGCTGGAATTCCGTTTGAAATCTCTTGAGCAATTCTTCAAAATGCCAATGCCGCGCTGGGGCGGGAACATGGATGACTTGGATTTCGATGATATCCAATACTATGTGCGTCCATCCGAGAAGCAAGGTAAAACGTGGGAAGAAGTTCCTACAGAAATCAAAGAAACGTTCGACAAACTGGGTATCCCAGAAGCAGAGCAAAAGTTCCTAGCAGGTGTATCTGCTCAGTATGAATCTGAGGTTGTTTACCACAGCATGCAGAAAGAGCTTGAAGATCAAGGTGTTATCTTCACTGACACAGATACAGCTCTTCGTGAGTATCCAGAATTATTCAAACAATATTTCGGAACGATTATTCCTCCTTCCGATAACAAGTTCGCTGCATTGAACAGCGCAGTTTGGTCAGGTGGATCTTTCATCTACGTACCAAAAGGCGTGAAATGTGAAATTCCGTTGCAAGCTTACTTCCGTATTAACTCCGAAAACATGGGTCAATTCGAGCGTACATTGATCATCACCGACGAAGATAGCTTTGTGCACTACGTAGAGGGCTGTACAGCTCCGATCTACAGCACGAACTCCCTGCACAGTGCGGTTGTTGAGATCGTATGTCTGAAGAACTCCCGTGCTCGTTACACAACGATCCAGAACTGGGCGCCTAACATCTACAACCTCGTTACAAAACGTGCGGTTGCAGAAGAAGGAGCTACGATGGAGTGGGTTGACGGTAACATCGGCTCCAAATTGACGATGAAGTACCCAGCGGTTGTGTTGAAAGGCCGCGGCGCTAAAGGGATGGTACTTTCCATCGCTGTAGCGGGTAAAGGTCAGCACCAAGATGCTGGTGCGAAAATGACGCACTTGGCGCCTGATACAACGTCAACAATTGTGTCTAAATCGATTTCCAAGCATGGTGGTAAAGTAACATATCGTGGTTTGGCTTCCTTCGGGCGTAACTCCCAAGGCTCTAAAGCGAATATCAAATGCGATACGCTAATTTTGGATAACGAGTCCACATCCGATACAATTCCTTACAATGAAATCATGAACGACAACATTACGCTTGAGCATGAAGCGACAGTTTCCAAGGTTTCTGAGGATCAATTGTTCTACCTCATGAGCCGTGGTCTAACAGAAGCAGAAGCGACGCAAATGATCGTTATGGGCTTCATTGAACCATTCACCAAGGAACTTCCAATGGAATATGCCGTGGAAATGAACCGTCTCATCAAGTTCGAGATGGAAGGGTCCATCGGTTAA
- the sufU gene encoding Fe-S cluster assembly sulfur transfer protein SufU, with translation MQLDDLYRRVIMDHYKTPRNRGKFESGEAVTVDLNNPTCGDKISLQMQVEEGIVKNAKFTGEGCSISLSSASMMTDAVKGKTIEEALKMADDFSGLMKGDPVEFEYEDIEALSGVNKFPARIKCATLAWNALRKGIEHTHKTDN, from the coding sequence ATGCAATTGGATGATTTATACCGTAGAGTAATTATGGATCACTATAAAACACCGCGCAACCGTGGGAAATTTGAGTCAGGCGAGGCCGTAACCGTTGATCTGAACAACCCGACCTGTGGGGATAAAATTTCACTGCAAATGCAAGTGGAAGAGGGTATCGTGAAGAACGCGAAATTCACAGGCGAAGGCTGCTCGATCTCTCTATCCTCTGCTTCCATGATGACGGATGCGGTCAAAGGGAAGACGATCGAGGAAGCGCTGAAGATGGCCGACGATTTCTCTGGCTTGATGAAAGGCGACCCTGTCGAATTCGAATATGAAGACATTGAAGCTTTGTCTGGCGTGAACAAGTTTCCCGCTAGAATCAAGTGTGCGACCCTAGCGTGGAACGCTCTTCGCAAAGGGATCGAGCACACGCATAAGACCGATAACTAA
- a CDS encoding cysteine desulfurase yields MITAEIRELFPILKQDVNGHPLVYLDSAATSQKPIQVIEALKHYYEWDNANVHRGVHTLGSRATDAYEGARAKVAKFINAASEQEIIFTRGTTTAINIVAASYAQSVLQEGDEIVLTPMEHHSNLIPWQQAAKKTGAILKYIPLQPDGSITIEDAEKTITDRTKIVSIVYVSNVLGVINPIKEIGQIAHKHGAKIMVDGAQSTPHMPVDVQDLDCDFYALSGHKMCGPTGIGALYGKKALLNNMEPVEFGGEMIDHVDLYESTWKELPWKFEGGTPMIAGAVGLGAAIDFLQEVGMDAIFKHDLELTNYALERMKGIEDLTVYGPLTNRAGLITFNLGDVHPHDVATVLDAEGVAIRAGHHCTQPLMRWLEVSSTARASFYLYNTEADVDRLVMALQKTKEYFGHAIG; encoded by the coding sequence ATGATAACTGCCGAGATACGTGAACTTTTTCCCATTCTGAAGCAAGACGTGAACGGTCATCCACTGGTTTACTTGGATAGTGCTGCTACTTCCCAGAAGCCTATTCAGGTGATCGAGGCACTGAAGCATTACTATGAGTGGGATAATGCGAACGTTCATCGCGGGGTTCATACCCTAGGTTCCCGAGCAACAGATGCGTACGAAGGAGCAAGAGCCAAGGTGGCGAAGTTCATCAACGCAGCGAGCGAGCAGGAGATTATTTTTACAAGAGGCACGACTACTGCAATCAATATTGTGGCGGCGAGCTATGCACAATCGGTACTTCAGGAGGGCGATGAAATCGTCCTTACCCCGATGGAGCATCACAGTAACCTGATCCCTTGGCAGCAAGCTGCCAAGAAAACAGGCGCCATTTTGAAATATATCCCGTTGCAGCCGGATGGATCTATCACGATTGAGGATGCTGAGAAAACGATCACGGATCGTACGAAGATCGTCTCCATCGTCTATGTATCTAATGTGCTCGGTGTCATTAATCCAATCAAAGAGATTGGACAGATCGCCCATAAACATGGTGCGAAAATCATGGTCGACGGTGCCCAAAGCACGCCGCACATGCCAGTGGATGTTCAAGATTTGGATTGTGATTTCTATGCGCTGTCTGGACATAAAATGTGTGGACCAACTGGAATTGGGGCATTGTATGGGAAGAAAGCTTTGCTTAATAACATGGAGCCTGTCGAGTTTGGCGGCGAGATGATCGACCATGTCGATCTCTACGAGTCAACTTGGAAGGAGCTGCCATGGAAGTTTGAAGGCGGTACGCCGATGATCGCTGGTGCTGTTGGTTTAGGTGCTGCCATCGACTTCTTGCAGGAAGTTGGCATGGATGCGATTTTCAAACATGATTTGGAACTAACGAATTATGCTTTGGAACGTATGAAGGGTATTGAAGATTTGACGGTCTACGGACCGCTGACGAATCGTGCAGGATTGATTACGTTTAATCTTGGCGACGTACACCCGCATGATGTTGCCACCGTTCTAGATGCAGAAGGTGTTGCGATCCGTGCAGGGCACCACTGTACACAGCCGCTCATGAGATGGCTAGAAGTAAGCAGCACAGCTCGTGCAAGCTTTTATTTATACAATACAGAGGCAGATGTAGACCGTCTTGTGATGGCCTTACAGAAAACAAAGGAGTACTTCGGCCATGCAATTGGATGA
- the sufD gene encoding Fe-S cluster assembly protein SufD, with protein sequence MSTKTTLSIDSNAVTELSRSKQEPEWMTALRAEGAALAHSLELPILEKTRIDRWSVSSYGSHKEQAALSSLDALPSVTQGLTSSDNLIVQRNSGIVFSQVSEELKAQGVIFTDLETAVREHGDLVKPYFMQAVKADENQLTAVHAALWNGGIFLYVPKNVVVSTPLQALFVADDAEATFAPHVLIVAEQFSSVTYVDNFVSAVNGAALVQNGIVEVFAKPGSRVNYSSIHSLEESVTDLTYRRAILEDDSRIGWVVGELNYGNSMSDTTSILKGKGSDSDAKVICVGTQEQKLNLTTRAVHWGKASTSDMITRAVMRDGATAIINGITKIEKGAQGCNGQQTEKVLMLSPKARGDANPILLIDEDDVKAGHAASVGQVNAEQVHYLMSRGITKEEAQRLIIYGFLAPVVSEIPVKSVEEQLQSLVERKLGQ encoded by the coding sequence ATGAGCACTAAAACAACACTTTCCATCGATTCTAATGCTGTTACTGAGCTCTCCCGCAGCAAGCAAGAGCCAGAGTGGATGACAGCCCTTCGTGCAGAAGGGGCAGCATTAGCCCATTCGTTGGAATTACCTATACTAGAAAAAACAAGAATCGACCGTTGGAGCGTTTCCTCCTACGGTTCCCATAAAGAACAAGCAGCGTTGAGTTCCTTAGACGCATTACCTTCCGTAACGCAAGGATTAACGAGCTCTGATAACTTGATCGTGCAACGCAACTCGGGCATCGTATTTAGCCAAGTTTCCGAAGAATTGAAAGCGCAAGGCGTTATTTTCACTGACCTCGAAACAGCGGTTCGTGAGCATGGTGATCTTGTGAAGCCTTACTTCATGCAGGCTGTTAAAGCGGATGAGAATCAGCTGACAGCGGTGCATGCGGCATTGTGGAACGGCGGTATCTTCCTTTACGTTCCGAAGAATGTCGTTGTGAGCACGCCGCTTCAGGCTTTGTTCGTTGCGGATGATGCTGAAGCGACTTTCGCACCGCACGTCTTGATTGTTGCTGAGCAGTTCAGCTCCGTCACTTACGTTGACAACTTCGTCTCCGCGGTTAACGGCGCAGCGCTTGTACAGAACGGAATCGTGGAAGTATTCGCGAAGCCTGGTTCACGCGTGAACTATTCATCCATTCACAGTTTGGAAGAATCCGTGACGGATTTGACTTATCGCCGTGCGATTCTGGAAGACGATTCCCGAATTGGCTGGGTTGTCGGTGAGTTGAACTACGGAAACTCCATGTCCGATACAACATCTATTCTAAAAGGAAAAGGCTCTGATTCCGATGCGAAAGTCATTTGTGTCGGTACGCAAGAGCAGAAGCTGAACTTGACGACGCGTGCCGTTCATTGGGGCAAAGCTTCGACGAGTGATATGATTACTCGTGCGGTTATGCGTGATGGCGCGACAGCGATCATTAACGGGATCACGAAGATTGAAAAGGGTGCACAGGGCTGTAATGGTCAACAAACCGAGAAAGTCTTGATGCTTAGCCCGAAAGCGCGCGGCGACGCGAATCCGATTCTTCTCATCGATGAAGATGACGTTAAAGCGGGCCATGCAGCGAGCGTTGGTCAGGTGAATGCAGAGCAAGTTCACTACTTGATGTCTCGCGGAATTACGAAGGAAGAAGCTCAACGCTTAATTATTTACGGATTCTTGGCGCCAGTCGTTTCCGAAATTCCAGTGAAAAGCGTTGAAGAACAGCTGCAAAGCTTAGTGGAGAGGAAGCTAGGACAATGA
- the sufC gene encoding Fe-S cluster assembly ATPase SufC: MANSSTFTIDGLRANVEGKEILKGLSLEIKGGEIHAIMGPNGTGKSTLASALMGHPKYEVTEGSVTLDGEDVLEMAVDERARAGLFLAMQYPSEITGVTNADFLRSAMNVRRGEGNEISLIKFIRQMEAKMKQLEMNPEFMHRYLNEGFSGGEKKRNEILQMLLLEPKFVILDEIDSGLDIDALRIVAEGVNAMRSEERGFLIITHYQRLLNYVKPDFVHVMMQGRIVKSGGPELAERLEAEGYDWIKEELGIVDETVGQDTEEFKIPMNTTAPKY; encoded by the coding sequence ATGGCAAATTCATCAACATTTACAATAGACGGTCTAAGAGCGAACGTCGAAGGAAAGGAAATTTTGAAAGGTCTTAGCCTTGAAATCAAAGGCGGCGAAATTCACGCGATCATGGGGCCGAACGGTACGGGGAAAAGTACGTTGGCGTCCGCGTTGATGGGCCACCCGAAATATGAAGTTACCGAGGGTTCCGTTACTTTAGACGGTGAAGACGTTCTTGAGATGGCAGTTGACGAGAGAGCACGCGCTGGTCTGTTCTTGGCTATGCAATACCCAAGCGAAATCACGGGCGTAACGAATGCTGATTTCTTGCGCAGTGCGATGAACGTTCGCCGCGGCGAAGGTAATGAGATCTCCTTGATCAAGTTCATCCGTCAAATGGAAGCGAAAATGAAGCAGCTTGAAATGAACCCTGAGTTCATGCACCGTTATTTGAACGAAGGCTTCTCCGGCGGAGAGAAGAAACGTAATGAAATACTTCAAATGCTTTTGCTAGAGCCTAAATTCGTTATTCTTGATGAAATTGACTCCGGTTTGGATATCGATGCTTTACGTATCGTTGCAGAAGGTGTAAACGCAATGCGCAGCGAAGAGCGCGGATTCTTGATCATTACGCATTACCAACGTTTGCTTAACTACGTTAAACCAGATTTTGTACATGTTATGATGCAAGGCCGTATCGTGAAATCAGGCGGTCCTGAACTTGCTGAGCGTCTGGAAGCGGAAGGCTATGACTGGATCAAAGAAGAACTCGGCATCGTGGATGAAACTGTTGGTCAAGATACGGAAGAATTCAAAATTCCAATGAACACGACTGCGCCGAAGTACTAG
- a CDS encoding DUF1802 family protein, which translates to MGNAKALKEWASAVKALEAGSQIFIMRKGGIIEETRDFQVVSDDFFLYPTYEHQRKALLKEPFSGLIDETLEGWSAEDTHVTIRSFARVVEDIEVSDQEQLNHLFPFHIWTENFTEERLKWKRKNPLHIMILRVYTLHEPIQIPIEQAYIGCKSWIELGIPVPEESAMAAVLNEDEFTERIAEIKRTLA; encoded by the coding sequence ATGGGGAATGCAAAGGCTTTGAAAGAATGGGCGTCGGCTGTTAAAGCACTGGAAGCGGGCTCGCAAATTTTTATTATGCGCAAGGGAGGCATTATTGAAGAAACAAGGGATTTTCAAGTCGTTTCGGACGATTTTTTTCTCTATCCCACCTATGAACACCAGAGAAAAGCGTTGTTAAAGGAGCCGTTCAGCGGACTGATTGATGAAACGTTAGAAGGTTGGAGCGCTGAGGATACGCACGTGACAATCCGTTCCTTCGCTAGAGTCGTGGAGGATATTGAAGTAAGCGACCAGGAACAACTCAATCACTTATTTCCATTTCATATATGGACGGAAAATTTCACAGAAGAACGTTTGAAGTGGAAACGTAAAAACCCGCTGCATATTATGATTCTAAGGGTGTACACGCTGCACGAACCCATTCAAATTCCGATCGAACAGGCCTATATTGGCTGCAAATCATGGATTGAGCTCGGAATTCCTGTCCCTGAAGAGTCCGCTATGGCAGCAGTGTTGAATGAGGACGAATTCACTGAGCGAATTGCTGAAATTAAACGTACTTTGGCATAA